A window from Streptomonospora salina encodes these proteins:
- a CDS encoding alpha/beta hydrolase codes for MSTDSCAGVTGADDRSPEFRRSRGHREWRRCSGSEDPGPPRAGDSPQQFGGALTGAVRRAYDAGQMKKSILISGVSVSASAIAFCLVVTGIVVFSGTDPPDGDSGTLAFGDLASEPAAGPPGLRSYTARDGTDLPYRTYPSDSDDALVLLHGSGYHSAYLAPLARTVADQDAATVYTPDLRGHGPQAENRGDVDYVGQLEDDVSDFIREIGPEYGDVFLGGHSSGGGTAIRFAGGSGNAAVDGYVLLAPYIHHESPTYRADSGWSNVNVPRIAGLQMMNTVGITAFNDRDVISFNMPAEMRDGTETLSYSYDLQTSMHPRDDYEKDLAALADATLVVAGADDESFRADAYRPLLDEHTSAEVRIVDGASHFGVVTREEPRRAVARWLGGTG; via the coding sequence GTGAGCACGGATTCCTGCGCTGGCGTCACGGGAGCGGATGATCGCTCTCCGGAATTCCGCCGATCGCGCGGTCACCGCGAGTGGCGGCGGTGTTCCGGTTCGGAGGATCCGGGGCCGCCGCGGGCCGGGGATTCCCCGCAGCAATTCGGCGGCGCGTTGACCGGCGCCGTGCGGCGCGCATACGATGCCGGGCAAATGAAAAAGTCGATACTCATATCCGGAGTTTCCGTATCCGCTTCGGCGATAGCGTTCTGTCTCGTCGTCACGGGGATCGTGGTGTTCAGCGGGACGGATCCCCCCGACGGCGATTCCGGCACCCTCGCCTTCGGCGACCTCGCATCGGAGCCGGCGGCCGGCCCTCCCGGACTGCGTTCGTACACGGCGCGCGACGGAACGGATCTGCCGTACCGCACCTACCCGTCCGACTCCGACGACGCGCTGGTGCTGCTGCACGGTTCCGGCTACCACAGCGCCTACCTCGCGCCGCTGGCCCGCACCGTCGCCGACCAGGACGCCGCCACCGTCTACACGCCGGATCTGCGGGGCCACGGACCGCAGGCGGAGAACCGCGGCGATGTCGACTACGTCGGCCAGCTCGAAGACGATGTCTCCGATTTCATCCGCGAGATCGGGCCCGAGTACGGCGACGTATTCCTCGGCGGCCATTCCAGCGGCGGCGGAACCGCGATCCGATTCGCCGGTGGAAGCGGCAACGCAGCCGTGGACGGCTATGTTCTCCTGGCGCCCTATATTCACCACGAGTCCCCCACCTATCGCGCAGACTCCGGGTGGAGCAACGTCAATGTCCCGCGCATCGCGGGGCTGCAGATGATGAACACTGTAGGAATCACGGCATTCAACGACCGGGACGTCATATCGTTCAATATGCCCGCGGAAATGCGCGACGGAACAGAGACGCTGTCCTACAGCTATGACCTGCAGACGTCGATGCACCCGCGCGATGATTATGAAAAGGACCTAGCGGCCCTGGCGGACGCGACGCTCGTCGTGGCCGGCGCCGACGACGAGAGCTTCCGGGCCGACGCCTACAGGCCGCTTCTCGACGAGCACACATCGGCCGAGGTGCGCATCGTCGACGGCGCGTCGCACTTCGGGGTCGTAACCCGAGAGGAACCCCGCCGTGCCGTCGCCCGATGGCTGGGCGGTACCGGCTAG
- the panD gene encoding aspartate 1-decarboxylase yields the protein MRRTLFHGKIHRATVTQADLHYVGSITIDADLLEAADIVEGEQVHVVDIDNGNRLVTYTIAGERGSGVIGINGAAAHLVDPGDLAIIMSYVELEESERSRHEPRVVHVDSANRIVSLGSDPAEPVPGSDLVPGTALAGA from the coding sequence GTGCGCCGCACCCTGTTCCACGGCAAGATCCACCGCGCGACGGTCACTCAGGCCGATCTGCACTACGTGGGATCGATCACCATCGACGCCGACCTGCTGGAGGCGGCCGACATCGTCGAGGGCGAGCAGGTCCACGTCGTCGACATCGACAACGGAAACCGCCTGGTCACCTACACCATCGCCGGGGAGCGCGGCAGCGGCGTGATCGGCATCAACGGCGCCGCCGCCCACCTGGTCGACCCGGGCGACCTGGCCATCATCATGTCGTACGTGGAACTGGAGGAGTCCGAGCGCTCCCGCCACGAGCCGCGCGTGGTCCACGTCGACTCCGCCAACCGCATCGTGTCCCTGGGCAGCGACCCCGCCGAGCCGGTCCCGGGCTCGGATCTGGTTCCGGGCACGGCTCTGGCGGGCGCCTGA
- a CDS encoding siderophore-interacting protein, translated as MTTVRDPRVEFYPLRSRTLQVRTAERLTPGMIRVVLAGDDIAGFRSDNFTDHVKLFFPDEETGELHLPHFDDNGRWNMRAPELIYRDYTVRRFDAAAGELTVDLVAHDHGPGGRWAARARPGDRLGVLGPRGTHHMDYGFDYYLVGADETALPAAARWLERELPRDARVLAFLEVADAGEEQDLDVPAGAAVTWLHRDGAAPGTTDLLERAFRGAELPAGRGFAWCAGEAGTLKPVRRHLKDLGFERGTGFDVDGYWRRGTSNHDHHDDAE; from the coding sequence ATGACCACCGTCCGCGACCCCCGCGTGGAGTTCTACCCCCTGCGCTCCCGGACCCTCCAGGTGCGCACGGCCGAGCGCCTCACCCCCGGCATGATCCGCGTCGTCCTCGCCGGCGACGACATCGCGGGCTTCCGCAGCGACAACTTCACCGACCACGTGAAGCTGTTCTTCCCCGACGAGGAGACCGGCGAGCTCCACCTGCCGCACTTCGACGACAACGGCCGGTGGAACATGCGCGCGCCGGAGCTGATCTACCGCGACTACACGGTCCGGCGCTTCGACGCCGCCGCCGGCGAGCTGACCGTCGACCTCGTCGCCCACGACCACGGCCCCGGCGGCCGCTGGGCGGCGCGCGCCCGCCCCGGGGACCGGCTCGGCGTCCTCGGCCCGCGCGGCACCCACCACATGGACTACGGCTTCGACTACTACCTCGTCGGCGCCGACGAGACCGCTCTGCCCGCCGCCGCCCGCTGGCTGGAGCGGGAACTGCCGCGCGACGCGCGCGTGCTGGCGTTCCTCGAGGTCGCCGACGCCGGTGAGGAGCAGGACCTGGACGTGCCCGCGGGCGCCGCCGTCACCTGGCTGCACCGCGACGGCGCCGCCCCCGGGACCACGGACCTGCTGGAGCGCGCCTTCCGCGGCGCCGAGTTGCCCGCGGGCCGCGGGTTCGCCTGGTGCGCGGGCGAGGCCGGCACCCTCAAACCCGTCCGCCGCCACCTCAAGGACCTGGGATTCGAGCGCGGAACGGGCTTCGACGTCGACGGATACTGGCGTCGCGGCACCAGCAACCACGACCACCACGACGACGCGGAGTAG
- the entS gene encoding enterobactin transporter EntS, which translates to MKLRTALIDLTPLRVSPAFRVVFTARLISVFGLGFALVALPMQVYSATGSSTLVAVVSAVTGAAVFSGTLVGGVLADRFPRRRLIAAGRAAATAAFTGLALNAVWAHSGGAAAGFAVICACAALNGFVGTFSTVALQAAVPGLLPRERLPAAGALLALTGQLGSVAAPALGGAVIAAWGYPAVFGITAAVSALTTVLVLRLPPLVPEAAHGGGRRRIAAAAADGLRFAARHRTVGPLLLLGFVQLLLATPYVLVPEFTDTVLHAGETVAGLLYSASALGAVLASVTSGWTRTVRRSGAVLLVAVAGCGAASAAFGASGAVALAAAALVVLGFAEIVEEILRFALLQSHTPDALRGRVNSVWSAQNTAGGALGALVLGSLAPLIGAGAAVAAGGAATVVLVAVLAAAAPGLRRAGRADGAGSGAAPPAPPRAAAPAARPGGDGGGDPHEPGLSS; encoded by the coding sequence GTGAAACTGCGCACGGCGCTGATCGACCTCACCCCGCTGCGGGTCAGCCCCGCGTTCCGGGTGGTGTTCACCGCGCGGCTGATCTCGGTCTTCGGACTCGGGTTCGCCCTGGTGGCGCTGCCGATGCAGGTCTACTCGGCGACCGGGTCCTCGACCCTGGTCGCCGTCGTCAGCGCGGTCACCGGGGCCGCCGTGTTCTCCGGCACGCTGGTCGGGGGAGTGCTGGCCGACCGGTTCCCCCGCCGCCGGCTGATCGCGGCGGGGCGCGCCGCCGCCACGGCCGCCTTCACCGGACTCGCCCTCAACGCGGTGTGGGCCCACAGCGGCGGCGCCGCCGCGGGCTTCGCGGTGATCTGCGCCTGCGCGGCGCTGAACGGTTTCGTCGGCACGTTCAGCACCGTGGCCCTGCAGGCGGCCGTGCCCGGGCTGCTTCCGCGCGAGCGGCTGCCCGCAGCCGGGGCGCTGCTGGCGCTGACCGGCCAGCTCGGCTCGGTCGCAGCACCCGCGCTGGGCGGCGCCGTCATCGCGGCGTGGGGCTATCCCGCGGTCTTCGGCATCACCGCCGCTGTCAGCGCGCTCACCACCGTTCTCGTCCTGCGGCTGCCGCCGCTGGTCCCCGAGGCGGCGCACGGCGGCGGCCGGCGGAGGATCGCAGCTGCGGCGGCCGACGGCCTCCGCTTCGCCGCCCGGCACCGCACCGTCGGGCCGCTGCTGCTGCTCGGATTCGTCCAGCTGCTGCTGGCCACGCCCTACGTACTCGTGCCCGAGTTCACCGACACCGTGCTGCACGCCGGCGAGACCGTCGCCGGACTCCTCTACTCCGCATCCGCGCTCGGCGCGGTCCTGGCCTCGGTGACCAGCGGGTGGACCCGTACCGTGCGCCGCAGCGGCGCGGTGCTGCTGGTCGCGGTGGCCGGCTGCGGCGCCGCTTCGGCCGCCTTCGGGGCTTCGGGCGCCGTGGCCCTGGCCGCCGCGGCGCTGGTGGTGCTCGGCTTCGCCGAGATCGTCGAGGAGATCCTGCGCTTCGCGCTGCTGCAGTCGCACACCCCCGATGCGCTGCGCGGCCGGGTCAACAGCGTCTGGAGCGCGCAGAACACCGCGGGCGGGGCGCTGGGAGCGCTCGTTCTGGGATCGCTGGCGCCGCTGATCGGTGCCGGTGCGGCCGTGGCGGCCGGCGGCGCGGCGACCGTGGTCCTGGTGGCCGTTCTGGCCGCTGCCGCTCCCGGCCTGCGCCGGGCCGGGCGCGCAGACGGCGCGGGCTCGGGCGCGGCGCCGCCCGCGCCGCCGCGCGCGGCCGCCCCGGCGGCCCGCCCCGGCGGCGACGGCGGCGGCGATCCGCACGAACCCGGACTATCGAGTTAG
- a CDS encoding MbtH family protein, producing the protein MSNPFDDPEGRFLVLVNDEDQHSLWPEFAAVPDGWRQVHGPVDREAALAYVEENWTDLRPRSLRAAMGEV; encoded by the coding sequence ATGAGCAACCCCTTCGACGACCCCGAGGGCCGCTTCCTGGTCCTGGTCAACGACGAAGACCAGCACTCCCTGTGGCCGGAGTTCGCAGCGGTGCCCGACGGCTGGCGGCAGGTGCACGGCCCGGTGGACCGCGAGGCCGCACTGGCCTACGTCGAGGAGAACTGGACCGACCTTCGGCCGCGCAGCCTGCGGGCCGCGATGGGAGAGGTGTGA
- the entS gene encoding enterobactin transporter EntS, with product MTARPALQGLVIDLSPLRSGRGFRIVFAVRLISLFGGGFRLVALPMQVYAMTGSSALVASVSVVNGLASFAGTVLGGLLADKLDRRRLMLVSLGVETLVVGMFAANTVLPGGPLLAVIYVCATVNGVIGTMGLIAQQSMVPALVGPGRLPAAGALFAVTAQLGAVAAPALGGALISLGGVAAGYLATCAIAAVATAAVWFVPAAPAESPAAGATALRAVADGLAFVARNPVVRPLLLLGFTQVLFTMPTVLVPEFTDRVLGGDAALAGLLYTAPAAGALAASLTSGWTGRIARTGAVVPAAVAMCGVSVALLGAARSAALALAALVLLGCFQAVEEILRYSLIQAHTPDALRGRVNSAWLAQATVGGSLGASLMGGLAAVLGTAAALVAAGAAGAALVGAIAVTAPGLLATRGVAPPLRGDRTT from the coding sequence GTGACCGCGAGGCCGGCCCTGCAGGGCCTGGTCATCGATCTGAGTCCGCTGCGCAGCGGCAGGGGGTTCCGGATCGTCTTCGCGGTCCGGCTGATCTCGCTGTTCGGCGGCGGGTTCCGCCTCGTCGCCCTGCCGATGCAGGTCTATGCCATGACCGGATCGTCGGCGCTGGTGGCCAGCGTCAGCGTCGTCAACGGGCTGGCGAGCTTCGCCGGCACCGTGCTGGGCGGGCTGCTGGCCGACAAACTGGACCGGCGGCGGCTCATGCTGGTCAGCCTCGGGGTGGAGACGCTGGTCGTGGGTATGTTCGCGGCCAACACCGTCCTTCCGGGCGGTCCGCTGCTGGCCGTGATCTACGTGTGCGCCACCGTCAACGGCGTCATCGGCACCATGGGGCTGATCGCCCAGCAGTCCATGGTCCCCGCGCTGGTGGGCCCCGGCCGGCTGCCCGCCGCCGGTGCGCTGTTCGCGGTGACCGCCCAGCTGGGCGCGGTGGCCGCGCCGGCCCTGGGCGGTGCGCTGATCTCGCTGGGCGGTGTGGCCGCCGGATACCTCGCCACCTGCGCGATCGCCGCCGTCGCCACAGCGGCGGTGTGGTTCGTGCCGGCCGCACCCGCGGAATCGCCCGCAGCGGGCGCCACCGCGCTGCGCGCCGTCGCCGACGGTCTGGCGTTCGTGGCGCGCAACCCGGTGGTGCGCCCGCTGCTGCTGCTCGGCTTCACCCAGGTGCTGTTCACGATGCCCACCGTGCTGGTCCCCGAGTTCACCGACCGCGTGCTGGGCGGCGACGCCGCCCTGGCGGGGCTGCTCTATACCGCCCCGGCGGCCGGTGCCCTGGCGGCGTCGCTGACCAGCGGGTGGACCGGCCGCATCGCCCGCACCGGGGCGGTCGTGCCCGCGGCGGTGGCGATGTGCGGGGTTTCGGTGGCGCTGCTGGGCGCCGCCCGCAGTGCGGCGCTCGCGCTGGCCGCGCTGGTGCTGCTGGGCTGCTTCCAGGCGGTCGAGGAGATCCTGCGCTACTCCCTGATCCAGGCGCACACCCCCGATGCGCTGCGGGGGCGGGTCAACAGCGCGTGGCTGGCCCAGGCCACGGTCGGCGGGTCGCTGGGCGCGTCGCTCATGGGCGGGCTCGCCGCCGTCCTGGGCACGGCGGCCGCGCTGGTGGCGGCCGGAGCGGCGGGGGCGGCCCTGGTCGGCGCGATCGCTGTGACGGCGCCGGGGCTGCTGGCCACCCGCGGCGTCGCGCCGCCCCTTCGCGGCGACCGGACAACTTGA
- a CDS encoding GNAT family N-acetyltransferase codes for MPEPTDTDASPAAHRPSPREIPAGADVLAAGPPPTPDLAAPFAARPAQPHGADLATVHTWMHLPHVAPFYDQAWSRERWAEELSAQLGGTFSRPLIVSRDGTDTAYVELYRAARDVIAPHCDARPHDVGFHIAIGDPGRTGRGLAAEILAAVAPAVFAADPHCRRILMDPDSGNAAACRAARKAGLEFLAEAELPHKRAALFARARE; via the coding sequence GTGCCCGAACCGACCGACACCGACGCGTCCCCGGCGGCGCACCGCCCTTCTCCCCGCGAGATCCCCGCCGGCGCCGACGTGCTGGCCGCCGGTCCGCCGCCGACCCCCGACCTCGCTGCGCCCTTCGCCGCGCGCCCGGCCCAGCCGCACGGCGCCGATCTGGCGACCGTGCACACGTGGATGCACCTGCCGCACGTGGCCCCCTTCTACGACCAGGCCTGGAGCCGCGAGCGCTGGGCCGAGGAGCTCTCCGCCCAACTGGGCGGCACCTTCTCGCGGCCGCTGATCGTCAGCCGCGACGGCACCGACACCGCCTACGTAGAGCTGTACCGCGCCGCGCGCGACGTCATCGCGCCGCACTGCGACGCCCGCCCCCACGACGTCGGATTCCACATCGCCATCGGCGATCCGGGCCGGACGGGGCGCGGCCTGGCCGCGGAGATCCTCGCCGCGGTCGCCCCCGCCGTCTTCGCCGCCGACCCGCACTGCCGGCGCATCCTCATGGATCCCGACTCCGGCAACGCCGCGGCCTGCCGCGCGGCCCGCAAGGCCGGACTCGAATTCCTCGCCGAGGCCGAACTGCCGCACAAGCGGGCGGCGCTGTTCGCCCGGGCGCGGGAGTGA
- a CDS encoding ABC transporter substrate-binding protein, whose protein sequence is MNRYRAPIPRWGIGLIAAAALTLTGCTGGAEGDESGSESAPTREFTSDHADQPVEIPRDPQRIVAIGWAVTPLISVEEAGLVGVSSGTHDSGMTPEELEKAQGLPQVGRDLEIDVEKVAELEPDLVVSGLPAAMEFDYSELERIAPVAVAAMNIPSEWKDMNRRIADAAGVSDAHSALIDSYDTRAAELGEEYSEVLADTVFVSVDAYGDGKWTLEHQGSHGTTVPADAGLRFTPESDDGGFSESLPLENLDRLNEYDAVLTRADAQGEPTEAIQEVMDQGPWQDLEPVGGDRVYPVPQLGAMSYTTGLDLFDQLEERVLQDL, encoded by the coding sequence ATGAACCGATACCGCGCCCCGATCCCCCGATGGGGCATCGGCCTGATCGCCGCGGCGGCCCTCACACTCACCGGCTGCACCGGCGGCGCCGAGGGCGACGAGAGCGGGTCCGAGTCCGCTCCCACGCGCGAGTTCACCAGCGACCACGCCGATCAGCCGGTGGAGATCCCCCGAGATCCCCAGCGCATCGTCGCCATCGGCTGGGCCGTGACCCCGCTGATCTCGGTGGAGGAGGCCGGTCTCGTCGGGGTGTCCAGCGGCACCCACGACAGCGGCATGACCCCTGAGGAGCTGGAGAAGGCCCAGGGCCTCCCGCAGGTGGGCCGCGACCTGGAGATCGACGTCGAGAAGGTCGCCGAGCTGGAGCCCGACCTGGTCGTCTCCGGCCTGCCCGCCGCCATGGAGTTCGACTACTCCGAGCTGGAGCGGATCGCCCCCGTCGCGGTCGCCGCGATGAACATCCCCTCGGAGTGGAAGGACATGAACCGGCGCATCGCCGACGCCGCCGGTGTCTCCGACGCCCACTCCGCGCTGATCGACTCCTACGACACGCGGGCGGCCGAACTCGGCGAGGAGTACTCCGAGGTCCTCGCCGACACCGTGTTCGTCTCCGTCGACGCCTACGGCGACGGCAAGTGGACCCTGGAGCACCAGGGCTCGCACGGCACCACCGTGCCCGCCGACGCCGGCCTGCGCTTCACCCCCGAATCCGACGACGGCGGCTTCAGCGAGTCCCTGCCGCTGGAGAACCTGGACCGGCTGAACGAGTACGACGCCGTCCTCACCCGCGCCGACGCCCAGGGCGAGCCCACCGAAGCCATCCAGGAGGTCATGGACCAGGGGCCGTGGCAGGACCTGGAACCGGTCGGCGGCGACCGCGTCTACCCCGTCCCGCAGTTGGGGGCGATGAGCTATACCACCGGCCTGGACCTCTTCGACCAGCTGGAGGAGCGGGTCCTGCAGGACCTGTGA